One Solanum lycopersicum chromosome 4, SLM_r2.1 DNA window includes the following coding sequences:
- the LOC101245156 gene encoding xylulose kinase 2-like, with amino-acid sequence MEDCSLPQDSLFLGFDCSTQSLKATVLDAYLNIIISELVNYDSELPHYNTKGGVFRDQFVNGRIVSPTLMWVEALDLILHRLEMSNLNFGKIAAVSGSAQQHGSVYWKNGSFGILSSLDPKKPLVDQLLDAFSIEKSPIWMDCSTTEQCKAIEIAVGGGLELAKLTGSRAHERYVGPQIRKIFETQPEIYQNTERVSLVSSFMASLLIGDYACIDQTDGAGMNLMDIEHRTWSKIALEATAPSLEEKLGKLAPAYAVAGSIASYYVERYHFNKNCVVVQWSGDNPNSLAGLNLNTCGDLAISLGTSDTVFGITTDHKPSLDGHVFPNPVDTKSFMVMLVYKNGSLTREDIRDRYADGSWEVFNMFLQQTPPLNGGKIGFYYKEHEILPPLPVGFHRYVLDNFTGDSMDGVIEHEVEEFDPPSEVRAIIEGQLLSMRAHAERLGMPSPPKKIIATGGASANDHILTIIASIFGCNVYTVQKPDSASLGAALRAAHGWLCNQKGKFVPISDMYIRKLEETSLSCKLAVPAADQDLVDKYTLLMKKRLEIESRLIQRLGR; translated from the exons ATGGAGGATTGCTCCCTTCCTCAGGACTCATTGTTCCTAGGTTTTGATTGTTCCACTCA GTCACTGAAGGCAACTGTGTTAGATGCTTATCTTAACATAATTATATCAGAACTTGTGAACTATGATTCTGAGTTGCCTCACTACAATACCAAAGGTGGAGTCTTTAGAGACCAATTTGTTAATGGTAGAATTGTATCACCAACATTGATGTGGGTGGAAGCATTAGACCTAATTCTCCACAGACTTGAAATGTCAAATTTGAACTTTGGAAAAATTGCTGCTGTTTCTGGTAGTGCTCAGCAACATGGTAGTGTTTATTGGAAGAATGGGAGTTTTGGAATACTATCATCATTGGATCCTAAAAAACCACTTGTGGATCAGTTACTTGATGCTTTTTCAATAGAAAAATCGCCCATATGGATGGACTGCAGCACAACAGAACAATGCAAAGCTATTGAGATAGCTGTAGGTGGTGGTTTGGAGCTGGCCAAACTTACTGGTTCTCGTGCACATGAAAGATATGTCGGTCCTCAAATTCGAAAGATTTTTGAAACACAGCCTGAAATTTATCAGAATACAGAGAGGGTATCCTTAGTTAGTTCTTTTATGGCGTCTTTACTAATTGGGGACTATGCTTGCATTGATCAAACTGATGGAGCAGGAATGAATCTCATGGACATTGAGCACAGAACTTGGTCCAAGATAGCTCTGGAG GCTACTGCACCTAGTTTAGAGGAGAAACTTGGGAAGTTAGCTCCTGCTTATGCTGTTGCTGGTTCTATTGCTTCCTATTATGTTGAGAG GTACCACTTCAACAAAAATTGTGTTGTCGTTCAATGGTCTGGAGACAACCCCAACAGCTTAGCAG GGTTGAACCTTAACACTTGTGGAGATCTGGCAATCAGTCTTGGCACAAGTGATACT GTCTTCGGGATTACCACTGACCATAAACCTAGCTTAGATGGCCATGTATTTCCTAATCCAGTAGATACCAAAAGCTTCATGGTAATGTTGGTCTACAAGAATGGGTCTTTGACTCGTGAAG ATATACGTGATCGTTATGCAGATGGATCTTGGGAGGttttcaatatgtttttacaGCAAACACCACCTTTGAATG GTGGAAAGATTGGCTTTTATTACAAAGAGCATGAAATACTTCCTCCTCTTCCAG TTGGTTTCCACCGCTACGTTCTTGATAATTTCACAGGTGACTCCATGGATGGAGTAATAGAACATGAAGTAGAAGAGTTTGATCCGCCTTCAGAG GTTCGAGCGATAATTGAGGGGCAGTTACTCTCCATGCGAGCTCATGCCGAGAGACTTGGAATGCCTTCTCCACCAAAAAAGATTATTGCAACTGGAGGAGCATCTGCAAATGATCATATCCTGACAATTATTGCTTCTATTTTTGGGTGCAACGTCTATACTGTTCAAAAACCAG ATTCAGCTTCCCTCGGTGCTGCCTTGAGAGCCGCTCATGGTTGGTTGTGCAACCAGAAGGGAAAATTTGTACCCATCTCTGATATGTATATAAGGAAATTGGAGGAGACATCCCTAAGTTGCAAGCTTGCGGTGCCTGCTGCAgatcaagaccttgttgacaaGTATACATTGTTGATGAAGAAGAGATTGGAAATTGAAAGTCGTCTTATCCAAAGATTGGGACGTTAG
- the LOC101244864 gene encoding tubulin alpha chain encodes MRECISIHIGQAGIQVGNACWELYCLEHGIQPDGQMPGDKTVGGGDDAFNTFFSETGAGKHVPRAVFVDLEPTVIDEVRTGTYRQLFHPEQLISGKEDAANNFARGHYTIGKEIVDLCLDRIRKLADNCTGLQGFLVFNAVGGGTGSGLGSLLLERLSVDYGKKSKLGFTIYPSPQVSTSVVEPYNSVLSTHSLLEHTDVAILLDNEAIYDICRRSLDIERPTYTNLNRLISQVISSLTASLRFDGALNVDVNEFQTNLVPYPRIHFMLSSYAPVISAEKAYHEQLSVAEITNSAFEPSSMMVKCDPRHGKYMACCLMFRGDVVPKDVNAAVATIKTKRTIQFVDWCPTGFKCGINYQPPTVVPGGDLAKVQRAVCMISNSTSVAEVFSRIDHKFDLMYAKRAFVHWYVGEGMEEGEFSEAREDLAALEKDYEEVGAELEEGEDDDHEEY; translated from the exons ATGAGAGAATGCATATCGATCCACATTGGTCAGGCCGGTATTCAGGTCGGAAATGCATGCTGGGAACTTTACTGCCTTGAGCATGGCATTCAG CCTGATGGCCAGATGCCAGGCGACAAGACAGTTGGAGGAGGTGATGATGCCTTCAACACCTTCTTCAGTGAAACTGGAGCTGGAAAGCATGTTCCCCGTGCTGTCTTTGTGGATCTTGAGCCTACTGTCATTGACGAAGTCAGGACAGGAACATACAGGCAGCTCTTTCACCCTGAGCAGCTCATCAGTGGCAAAGAAGATGCAGCCAACAACTTTGCCCGTGGACATTATACAA TTGGGAAGGAGATAGTTGATCTCTGCTTGGATCGTATCAGGAAGCTTGCTGATAACTGTACTGGTCTTCAAGGTTTCCTGGTTTTCAATGCTGTAGGTGGTGGAACTGGTTCTGGTCTTGGGTCACTTCTGCTGGAGCGTCTCTCTGTGGACTATGGAAAGAAATCAAAACTTGGTTTCACCATTTATCCATCACCACAGGTCTCAACCTCTGTGGTGGAACCTTACAACAGTGTCCTGTCAACCCACTCCCTTCTTGAGCACACTGATGTTGCAATTCTTCTTGACAATGAGGCTATCTATGACATCTGCAGGCGCTCATTGGACATTGAGCGTCCCACATACACCAATCTTAACCGTCTTATTTCACAG GTTATCTCTTCACTTACTGCTTCTTTGAGGTTTGATGGAGCCCTGAATGTTGATGTCAATGAATTTCAGACCAACCTTGTTCCCTACCCCAGAATTCATTTTATGCTTTCATCCTATGCTCCTGTCATTTCAGCTGAGAAAGCCTACCATGAGCAGCTGTCAGTTGCAGAGATCACCAACAGTGCTTTTGAGCCATCTTCCATGATGGTCAAGTGTGATCCTCGCCACGGCAAGTATATGGCTTGCTGCCTTATGTTCCGTGGTGATGTTGTGCCAAAGGATGTGAATGCTGCTGTGGCTACCATCAAGACTAAGCGCACCATCCAATTTGTTGACTGGTGCCCTACTGGATTCAAGTGTGGTATCAACTATCAGCCACCAACTGTTGTTCCTGGAGGTGATCTTGCCAAGGTGCAAAGGGCTGTATGTATGATTTCCAACTCAACCAGTGTTGCTGAGGTCTTCTCACGCATTGACCACAAGTTCGATCTCATGTATGCAAAGCGTGCTTTTGTCCACTGGTATGTTGGTGAGGGTATGGAAGAAGGCGAGTTCAGTGAAGCACGTGAAGATTTAGCTGCTTTGGAGAAGGATTACGAGGAGGTTGGTGCTGAATTGGAAGAAGGAGAGGATGATGATCACGAGGAGTACTAA